cttttaatttccccaattaaattcaaatgaattaaaagagatttgaaattataagattaaaagGTTAAAGCATGTCCCCATTTAACCATTTCTAAATCTACTTGTACATAAAAGGAAGATAATGTGTTTGATTAAGGAATGGTGATGAACTGAAATGGGAGGGTAAAATTATAACGCGTACCTTCTTTACGTTATGAGCTATGTGTTTTGCGCTAAACTTCTCCAAGCTATCGAATGTCCTTCTGGCACAACGAAACGCGTGCAGTTGCATGAAGGACGGCATGTCCGAGACCAAAACCTTTACATGAAGATAGGCAGCCACAGAGGAGAATGTTTCGATGTGGGACACGGACTTTCGTGCCTCAACCATTTCGGCCACCGAAAAGTGTTTCTCTATGTGGGACACTGATTTTCTTCCCTCTTCAATCGTGATTCCTCTTGCTGCGGGTGATGCGGCTGTCTCTACGAAAGATACTGATTTTCTCCCCTCGACAAATCCTCCCGCAGGTGATCCTAACTCTAAACAAGAAGTTGATTTCCTCGCTTCCACAAATTCTTCCCCTCCACCTCCGATGTCCACGTCTCTGTTACCATTACCATTAAAAACTCGAGTTCTCGAAATCTTATGCAACCAACTGCGTGAATTGGATTTCTTGTCCTGCTCCAACTCTTTCTTCCTCTGATTTCCTATGCCACCTTTGTAGATGTACATGAAGCCTCTCTTGTGTTGCTTTTCCTGGTTAGCCATTTCTGATACACTCCTCTAAGACTAGACGAATAATAATTGGACTAGATCCAACTGGGACTAATGAAACATCGAGATAcgtaacaaatatatatataaaatgtttggCAGGGTATGTAACTATGTATTTGGAATCAGGAGCAGTTGGAAGagcaattattataataatggtCATTGGGAAGAAGGTGACATGTTAGGAAGGCAAACCCATGTGGTGAAGGAAAGGCAATGTTATATATAGAGAGATAATAGTTTTACCCAAGATTTGATCTTGtggtttaaaatgaaaaataataatgagcATTGTGGTGTGGGGCTAATGATTAGTCTCTGGGGCATATTTGTCTGGCAGTGAGTTGCTGGTAAACATGGAAGCATGGATGGACCCCCACCCTTCTCACCCTCTCTCTTTGGTAACCCCCATAAAATGGTCACTGTCTCTGTAGTCTCAAAACCTACCCCTCCCTCATCATCAACATGCACCAACACTTTAAACTTATTGGGTGGACATGCTTTGACGGTTAAGCCAACCATCAATAACGACCAGGTCACTTGTGCTTTAACATATCTATGAGTTTCGTAATTTCTGGTACACTCTACCACACCATATGTTTATGTTGTCATTTTTGGCCCTTCCTTTTCGTCTTCCTCCAATCCTctctattaaattatatatatacatgcacCTAAACTCCCTCCAAAACCAAATGTGTGAACACTGCTGCAACACGTATCCCCATTTACAACTTGTCTAACCATCTAATCATCGACCCCctctataaataattaagataatcaCAACATCAAAATGACTGTTAGTTACAACCAAAACGAGTGGTCAAATTGTGCAGTCAACGTAATAGCTACATTAAAAAAGAATCCAAATTCTTCTCTATCTTCATTTTCTATTCAATTTTGTTGTCTCTATGTTtaattaaatagtatttttaccCTGTTTACGCATAGATGTGCTGTAAGTAGATTTAgctgtttaatattttatgttttccttACCGAGTGGTGGGAAGATTTTTATTCCACAGTCCAATTATAGTATGATAAAATTGTTAACCTatgtgataattattttaaaatatttatccgTATTgcttttaattcattaataatgtaaaaaaaaatgcactGGAAAAGTATGAAAATCTAACGTCAcaaattttagttgttttaaaatatgCTTTATTCGCTTGTGAAAATTCTTTTATTCACTAAAAAAATGATAAGTTTTAGATTTAGTTGCTCTTTAATAATCTAATCcttgtatttaataaaaatagtataggTTTCTGGTCTCccaaaaactatttttacagactttgaaaaaataaattttacttttcatattttcatagCCTGATTTTACTTTCTTTACTTTATATCGATTATCCAtttttcacataaaatattttactaattacGAAGTTCgttcaattgaaaaaattacTTATCTTATACAAGCGCAGAAGATTTCAAGAAGTTGTCATATGATCACAAAAACATGCTAAATATTATATGCAAAAAATGAGTAAGCTGAAGACACGTCGATAATTTCCGTTGTTCACCTAATCCAATCCAATCACTAAACTAGAATGTTATGATGGTACAATGGTGAGATCTATAATGTAAAACCCACTatctttccttctcaaaataTCCATACACCCCTGCACTGTTAATGCAGACAATACAAAATCTCCATCGTATTACAGGAAGATCAAATGCGGAAACAGTGAATAACCACAAAACAAACACATCACTTCTTGTATGGTGGCTTGTCAAAATCAATCTCTATGGTGGCCAAAAATCTGTCTCCTCGAGATAAGATCAGGGAGTGCTCTAGAATTTTAGTTGGAGAGATCAAAGCGataataagattattttttaatgggTGCGAAgatactaataaattttataaagttgaattagTCTTAGAATTAAGTTTTTAGGATGGTATCCAACTCTTGTAATGAAATGGTcgtttattttgttgttttttaggCATAGAGTGGTTGTTGAAGATATTGATGGGTGGTTTTGGATTGTAGTTTCTTAACTTGGGAATAATTTGGTTAGAAATGGTAGCAGATAGTTTAGTTTGGAAGATGGTTTTGGCTGGAGAGGAGACGCAAAAACATGGCTTTGGTTCATGTGCATGCTTATGTATACCTACCTAAGTGGTTGAATGAGCCCCACCAACACTATGGAATCCCTGATTGAAGCCCCTCCAAAACCAGCTCAAACAATCACTGTTGATGACGAGAGCAATAAGCCTCATACACTGTTTCCACGTTTGACACTGCCCTACCCCTCTCCCATGACAATAACAATAAAGCCTTCATCGTACAACGTTATTTGTTGTTCGTTGTTGACACAAAATCTCTACCCAcacatatttttctttactgTACGTTCTATAGGTGCCAAACACAAAATCATCGTATAATCATGCTTCTGCACCCACCCTTTTCCCATCAATGTATGTGCAGATTATCCTGTCCTTTCTTTCTATCCATCTCTAATTGGAAAAACTGTAGAACCCAAGTATATATTTGACCCTTCCTTTCATACATATGTATATTTGGTTAACAAAAACTCATCGTTTTCACAtccaataaatttttatactcaacttaaatttaacattctcttcttttatcttttcttttcttcataaatacaaaaatcatttcggattaatttatatatgatataaCTTGTGACACTTGGACACTGACGAGGGTGGATAGTGATCGTTGGTGTAAGAGGCACGGAAAAGGAGTGGCTCCTgacaggcttccagtggaagggacacatggacgaatcgaacatacaccggaatgagagggatccaAAGACGATATAGGTATGTGACTATATGGTtaaaggataacttaaaggaattgatttggctactcatataaacaaatgcatttgcttttcggtagcctaagtcataagaactccatggttaagcgtgcttagcctagagtaattatgggatgggtgaaaaccaatttaaaaatggttaaatagaTCCATTgatccctatttttgttggttttcttcaattaggtctccgtttttttaaaatgatcagTTTAGTCcctaaatttgaaaactttaaccaatcaaggacattccATTAATTTTCCTAGACGGCATTAAAAATGGTGTGTGCTGTCAACAGTAATTGTACAGGTGGCAGATAATATCTTTAACACGTGGTTTAACACGTGgagttaaaatatttgtttatgcataCAATGGAAGAAGGACATGGTTTCAGTGGTTTCATGGTAAAAGAATTGGGGAGAGTTCTCCTTCGTCGTCGTCCCCAAACCTGCAAACTGAAACTAACACCCTCTGCACCCAAACCTGCAAACCTATATCCCTCATGCACACCCCCATCAACCTTGATTTTTACCACATGCCCTTTCTCTGCAAAAAAAGGAATCATCCCAAACACCCTGAATCAGTTGAATCAGTTACAGCAACCATAAACAACGGAGAAGATTACACAAATCAGAAAATCGATTGTTCAAGGATTCATTCCACTTTCAATCTTCTTTTGTTAACATCACCAGCTGAATCCCTCTTCAATCCCCATGCCTTCATCTTCTGCCTCACCAAACCATACTCACACAACACACACTCATCATTTCCAATCtcagtaaataaaatatcaaacaacCAAAAAACCCATCAACAAGTGACTCGCGTCTCCGACGAGAAAAGAGGTGAACGACAGTAACGGCCACCTCTGGACCGGTGAATGGTGGTGGCTCGCAGCGGCGGCGACGTCACAGGGTGAAGAAGGGGTTTCTCCCTCGCATGCGAAGAGGAAAGAAAGGAAGATCTGGATCGGCGGCCGGCGATGGTCTCGACGGTGAGCGGTGGAGTCGGCGACGCCCTGGTTCTCGGCTTGTGGTGACCGGCGTGGTTGATTCGGCAGAGGCTGGTATGGGTGTGCGGCAGACACCATTCTTCCTCGCTCTAGAGAAGAGTCTCTCTGTTTTGGGTTAGAGCAAATGAAACCACGGGCTTCTTCagcaaacaaatattttaattccaCAGCATAATAGCTAGGATTGCCAGTAAGACCATTTTTAACGTCGTTTAGAAAAATTAACGTGTCCTTAATTggttaaagttttcaaatttagggaccaaattgattatttttaaaaaatggagacctaattaaaaaaaaccagCAAAAATAGATACCAATGGATctatttaacctttaaaaattgaattgaattaagtGATTCACtcttttttacttatatatctaactttttcttttaacttataCACACGTTATGTattgaaaattatccttttttttttttgtttcccgCTAGTAGTGttctaatcttttatttttttcctttgtaagaaaaaaaaggcattttttttatggtttatttCAATGACCTCTCTTTCTAACTAGTTTACCCTTCTagttcattatatatatttcgaGTGAAATTTGGACACATAAGCTACCAGTATTAAAGTTTTCAAATGAGACAACTTTGGGTAAATAACATAGACAAAATAATGATCGGGAGCTAcgataaatttgttataaatatacgTTGCAATTTAGAAAGCTAAAAGATAAAGTTATACTGCAACTGATAAATTACGTGAAAGAGCACGTTACATGATACGAATATTTTACGCACAAATAAAGTGGGAAAGTCCTTTTTATtgaatctttaataaaataaaaaaagtagcaATTCTAAAACGAAACGCAAACAGAAATACGATTAAACAATTCTCTACGTTAAAGAGCAGCGCTATATAACACGAATGCGATATGAAGTGGGAAAGCCTTCCTTTTATGATTCTATgataacaaataaagaaaaaataggttTGAAATGCGTACCTATAGTCTATAACTGAATAAGAAATGACATCTAACTAAACTATTAAATTGGGATcatcaaacaaaacaattagCCTCAACATGCGAATTAAGACATCATTGTTCCTTCATTCTAGAGGCTAGTGTGGAGCAAACATTGGAAACCAACAATAATTTCCTTTATATGCAATTTCATTCACATTATTCATACAATTAAGCAattctactttttaaaaatacattaagtTGCTTAACTTAAAACTACTTTTTCTTTCAGACGTAAATGCATTCCCTATTTTGTGCTTAATAAAAGCATCGTGCCATCACCGTATGAACGCAAATCTCATCCTTAATCATTCATCAaaagtttttagtttttaatatatgtgatgttgaaaatgtttattttttatgtttaatttatcattaaaagtaatattttaatgttttttcacCTCTATATAACTTATGATTATcgaacacacaaaaaaaaagttacgtCCTATTAGATGTACCATATTCTTTTTCAGTGGAGatccaatagaaaaaaaaaattagggagGGATACAAAACGGGATTCTTAGTCAATTAGTGGTATCgttgtttagaaaaatatatccatttcaAAAAGTAGATCATCGAAATAAATCTATCTGATTTCTAAGTAAACTCGTTTACTCTTCACACATTCCGAATTTTAATAGTGAATACTGTCACTaagttttcttttccaaatttttaacaaacaatagaaaaataagacGAAAAAAATCAACCTTTCAGGAATTAAATTTCGTTCGGTTTTCAGTACGAAGTAGGTGCGTTGAGAATTCCGTTTTTAGAGTGTCAAATTCTTAACATGAATTCTCAACGTGAACAGtaaataattgtagtttaaaaactaaagtaagaattgatttatttaggtaagtttttttaaatgaattattttgaaaaaataagtatttaacaaaaaaaaattattttaaaagtggtaaaaaaatatttttttctcttcatatttttcaagcaaaacacttgttatattttttttattgctagTACAATTTTAtcgtattaatttatttttatacctACCAAACACGAGATAAATAATTTGttgaacaaaaaatattaacttttatgaagatacaaattttgtgaaccagAATAGAAGCGGAGGTAGAAGGAAACTTACTATCTCAAAGGTCAAAGGAACACAGAAAGAATAACCGACCTATTATTATTGCAAACGTTTCCAACAAGAGTTTCTTACCGTTTCCCTAATTTTAAGGATCTcgcatcaaaataataatattctgaACAAATAACGCTTATAATTTAATGTTGACAAAAATTTCTATGTTGGTGTTAATTTTCATAATGTAAAagaatgacttttttttattatataaatatataaatattagtctTAACTcgtctttatattttaattttggatttgATTCCTAatgtatgtaatattttatgatgGTTTTGGTAATGAATTAGAGAAAATAGTTTAGTTTACATAGTTAATTTGGTAGGGAAAGAGGATGAAGTGATGAAACGAAGCATGATTTTACAGCTATGCCTATGGTCCCTTGAGGGACAAGTAAAGCAGgagttgtaaaagaaaaaaagaggtaCTCTGTGGCTAGTAACGGTAGGTTCAGTTATAAATGAGTACCTAATTTCTGTTTTCTAGATGCACCAAATTTAATTGAACTGAATTATTTTGACCATTAATTGAATCGAAGAAAAAGTGCTTATAAAGgaccttcttttccttcttacCTACACTCTCATTCATTCCTGTTTGTTCATCTGTGAAAGATGCAGAAATAGGAGTTCTCTTGCAGCCCAAAACACCCTCTGCATCAACTTCATGCTGTTTTGGACTGAAGGGAgctccttcttcttcactttcctCTATCTACCTCAAACCCTTCCTTCATTCAACTATTAAATTTCACCCATTTCAGCTTTCAATTCCTTTTGCAAAggtaaaaactaaatatttcctcaatcaaatttttcttttcttttgccttttataTTCCTACCCatcttcaaacttttttttcttttaatattgaatatgcTTCAACATGACTGGCATAAccaattcatttattttcaaatacagAGACCTTCCCAGTTGCCAAACATTCTTCAATACATCTTCCAGAACTTTTATTTCAGAAATTCTACCTCATCTTTAAAATAAGGAACTTTCCTTATTCATTCaattattgagaaaaaaaaaaaaaaaaaaaacagatataTTTCTCTgtctatttttgttttgctgTTCAAGAACTACACCAGTTGTTATTTAAACCCATTTCTTCATACACCATAATTCCTTAAAAATATACACCTTGTGTGCAGTAACCTTCTCTATTATAATTTCCctaaattatagtttatttcTCTCTGCAAACATCGGGCTCAGACACTAATGAAGGTTTAATCAACCTCGCTTCGGACAAACCCCAAACTAGATTTGATCAAGGGTAAATGTTGcagatttcaaattttattaaactgAAAAATCTTCTTAAAACATTTTAGTgcttattaaaaacatatttaatttcacCTGATCCTGCTGAAACTTAATTTAAGATTTCGTCTAAACATATTCCTGAACTTAGTTTACAATAGATTTAATAAACACTTGGTATAAATAAAACTGTTTTCTCGTACTCTTCTCTTcctattttcttctccttttttataattttaaatttggtcTAAATTCATTGTTAAActctattttcaaaagatttaaaaaaaaaaacacttagtATAAAATATACtcatgttttttcttcctttctaaTTAATACAAGACTCGGTAGATCTGTTGTAGCAAATTATTATtggaaatcatattttatatctaACTTGCTCGTTTTTGTAATAGTCTCCAAAAAAAGgttataaatttatacatttaatttttgcGAGTTTCTGACTCAGTTAACGTAAAAACGTATAAATTTTGTCAGTgcgtaaaaaaagttgttagtTAAGCTGTCGAAATTATTGTCGGAACATGTTACATCTGgaagcaatttttttaaaattccttgaagaaaatgaataaatttagaCGTTCAATTCATGATACTGGAACTCGGGCATTAGGCAGAAAAATTCTTGTAAAGTATAAATCTGTACGTATAATTTTATCAAGGAGTTCACAATCTATCAGAAACTGTGATCTTAGACTGCTAGGAGTAAATGGGTTATCAGTTCACGCGCAGTCCAGATCTACCACTGAAGGTAGGTGATGGCGTTGCAGGTACTATAACAGCTTGATAAACGACAAAAACgttgaagaaatatttttactttcatgAAGAAAGTTTTATTACAATTACTAACGTACAACATAATTTACAAGCGATAATTTTGTACAGGCAGACATGTCATTGCAAGTAACTTAGTACTACATAGGGATCATTTGCTGAATCTGGCGCTGGCGGTTTGGAATATTGCAATTGAAGCGAGAGCATGACCATAGTTTGTCCTCTGATAAAGGCACCATAGGGATGTTATCACAGTTGCAGATTTCGATCATCATGCCATCTGGGTCATGGAAGAAGAGCTGATCAACGTAGATTCCGCTTTCCTCTACTCTGCTCTTCACGTACTCTATCTCCATTTGCTGCAGTCTTTTCTCCACAGCTGCTATACTTTCACACTGCAACAATGCATAATTCCTTCGTTaagtatatttatatgtattaaaGACTAGCATCAAAGTTGAAATGGCacaggaagagagagaaaaatactTGGAAAGAAATGTGGTTGTCCTTAGGATTAATGGGAGTAGTTTTAGGCATGCCTCGTGGGTCTTCTGATTGGAGAAGGTGTATTCCAATGCCATAATTGAATAACCTACCAGGATCGATATCAAACAAAAAGGCAATTAATTAGTATAGTCAATTTCTACGCAACTTTCTGTTTCATATGCTTTGACTTTAGTTAAGAGCATATTGAATTAATCAGAGTTTCTATCTATGAAATTTTGTAATGATATATGCTCACAGTAATACAAATGATTAAGCTTACCATGCACCATTGAAATCAAACGAACTAGGTCTTTTAACAGGAGAAAACCCGAGAACGTTTACGTAAAACTCAACGGACTTCTCCAGTGATGCACACAGAAGTGAGATATGATTCAATGACTTGAGTTGCAGAGGGTTCGACATTCCTTCTGTCCCTTTCGAGTTCTATCAATCAGCACAAAAgttaagaagaaagaagatgtGAAAGTGGTTCTTCTGAGAGGTATATGGCGGTGCAGAAATTAGCTTCAAGCGTATCGAAGAATATTGTTGTGAAGACAGAGAAAAACGAGGTTGGGCAATGTTATGCGTGCTGCTATTTATAGTGGGTTGTTAGGAATATGCAAATATTTTTTCCTGCATGTTTTAGAAGCTTCATGTTTGAAGTTGGGATTGGATTCAGACAAGGATTTGGTTACACGTAGATTTCTTGTTGATGAATCAGGTCGAGACAGCAAGTAACACTTATCTTGTTTTACCGACACGTTAGTTTGTGTGTGTCGTAGTGACCTAGTCTATTACTTTTTGTAGCGGACAAAAACATGTCATTGCTCAAACTACGGATAAGTATTGAGAAACTTGCAATTCAAAAGCAGATAACTGTCAACATAAACCTTTCAACAACGATTTTTCCTCCTTACAAAAACGCTTGTTGCcgttcaacttttttttttttttttctatccgATTCTTAACAAGTGAAAGTTCTTtctattatttcataattattacttttaattcagagttaaaaaagtaaaaatacttttactaaaattaaattaaatcttaatcatattattatatatactcaaaaataaaaaataccacGCTCAATAATTCAAATCTATCAAATTATACATGGTAAGGATTTGGATGAGATATTTTTTAGGTTCCACTATGTTTGGTCTTCAAATTTCGGggctaattttatttttttgtcttaaaaatatttatttatttcctaaACATCAATTTCGAAGGATTATAGTCAAAGTTAAACCTTAAACCGTACAGTATATcttaaatcataaaaagattTACTCTAATttagagattaaaataattcttttaattttgaaagacAAAAATTCAAGAcaccaaaatcaaaattattcaaatttcaggaattaaaaatataattcaactttttttcacGCAAGAAAATATAGAACTGAGAAGAATGCGATAAAAAATGAGTGATTGACGCAAGAAAtttcagaaaatgaaaagtcAAAGGACGTCAactaattatttcttttttttttagcgAAATAAGcccacaattttatttatttatttattaaaatacaaatctATAGGTGATCTTTCGCTTATTGACGCTgtgtttcttaatatttttattatataatttttttaatgtaaaataatttgttacaaaatataattaaatcaatttttaattaatatcggcaatgaaataatattagttGTACATAATTAGATCTCAGGTGTACTACCTAAAAACTTTCATGCTTCAAGTGGGACGCATTTTTTCTACTtctcaatcataaaaaaaaatatatataatttactaaTTAAGGTATAATATGGTTTGAATGTTGAAATTGATAATCCaggtataattttaattcatattcaTGGCCTACTAAGTTTAGAAATATCTTACAAGATTTTATCCGATTATATTTAAAAGTGtgagtaataaaatatttttagggcTTGAATTAATCCAAGTTATTAAGAGGAATAATTTCGTAAGTATGATGATTTCTGAGTTCGTGAAGGACTAATAAACTAtttgttaagtttttcttttctttttatggtATTCACGTTGTgtataaaatttgttgaatttttagATTGAAAGggaatagtttttatttaaatttttaattaaatatgtatgaGACTCGTCAAatcaaaatagtattaaaaaccatctaaatatttataaaattgaaggtTCTCTTAATTCCAGTTTCGCCTTGCAACGTAATCATAATAACAGTTTGagtaaaaaagtttaaattgaattgattAACTTCTCCCtctgattttattttctaaaaaatatccTATTATTATTATGCTTCAAATCGTTATATAAAAAATTCggttatgattttgattttgaaaaataaaagaaaaaaaaattaaattatcttaaaaacttttaatatattgtcGATGAGGTAGAATATTTTTGGaggaattttcattttctttgaccATATTTCAACATTAAGAAATCTTTAAACTATCACAAAAGGAACTTATTGGTAAGATTGGAAAGTGTGGCAATGTCAATGGTTTTCAAAACTTTCATAAAATTCACATTGCTACAAGAGCTCTAACTTAATGACAACAGGATAATGAGAGGAAGACACGTGTCAACAATCTAGACATTCAGAGCTGGACAATGATCAAATCACTAGTTACTTTCCAAAACCTTAGAATCTAATGTTGCTATTTTTATGGCATAACAAGTTTCAAGATTACATTACCTTTTTCCTTTCCAATTGTCAAAACCcagatattataaatttgtcttAAGATGGTTTAATAGGTTAGATAAAAATCTAagtatattgataaaaataattctatattttgaaatataaaactattagaCATAAAACtgattaaacaaattatttgtcGTCTGGTAAAATATTTCCCCCCCTTCCATTTAACCaaatattagaagaaaaataatacctcttagattataaattttcctttcttatttgattttaagcCTCTGATCACAATATTATTGTCTACATCTTCTAATGGAAAGTCTCAAGAATTTGAATTCTTTTCTAATTgggaaaatattaatttttagtattatttgaaggaagtatttatttattgaaagaatTCTCTTTTGGAAATACATTCCAACTTCATCCCAAAAAACCTGTAAAAAAAGTTTTCATAGgcttgtttttaataattaaatttatcaatgTTGTAAAAGAGAAGTGCACTTTGAAGATAGTTCGGGAagggataataatatttagacaacatttttttcacaacatttgaacattgattacgtgtcaatttgtgtgattggtcaaaaattaatctacaataatatttatgattattattattgattatggaataatttttaatccacacacgtaatcaatgttcaaatgttgtcaaaaaaatattgtctaaatatcattatctttctGGAAAATAAGATAACGTGAGAGTTcgttaataagataaaatatatcaaatataaattgttaa
This genomic stretch from Vigna radiata var. radiata cultivar VC1973A chromosome 7, Vradiata_ver6, whole genome shotgun sequence harbors:
- the LOC106767915 gene encoding uncharacterized protein LOC106767915 gives rise to the protein MANQEKQHKRGFMYIYKGGIGNQRKKELEQDKKSNSRSWLHKISRTRVFNGNGNRDVDIGGGGEEFVEARKSTSCLELGSPAGGFVEGRKSVSFVETAASPAARGITIEEGRKSVSHIEKHFSVAEMVEARKSVSHIETFSSVAAYLHVKVLVSDMPSFMQLHAFRCARRTFDSLEKFSAKHIAHNVKKEFDKGYGPVWHCIVGSNFGSFVTHSTGCFLYFSMENLYILLFKTKVKKALD
- the LOC106769310 gene encoding uncharacterized protein LOC106769310; amino-acid sequence: MSNPLQLKSLNHISLLCASLEKSVEFYVNVLGFSPVKRPSSFDFNGAWLFNYGIGIHLLQSEDPRGMPKTTPINPKDNHISFQCESIAAVEKRLQQMEIEYVKSRVEESGIYVDQLFFHDPDGMMIEICNCDNIPMVPLSEDKLWSCSRFNCNIPNRQRQIQQMIPM